The proteins below come from a single Rosa rugosa chromosome 2, drRosRugo1.1, whole genome shotgun sequence genomic window:
- the LOC133729834 gene encoding cysteine-rich receptor-like protein kinase 25 isoform X2, protein MCLDYLDPGSCHDCINMAQQDIANICPYSKEAVVWEENCQLRYSNQNFFGRLNVDDNIPLDNKKNISVPEKFETVVNKTLSNLAEQAAFNHSLNMYATGEVPFQHKMVYALVQCTTDLSGEDCDICLVRAIEDVLRAFYFSIGARLLSRSCYLRYEFYPFYDGATSEASTANNKGGRKIWLITILTIVSACLGVLLVVSCVCLAMRKSKKKGNREILGQHDLFHKQNDTKAQEYPYFSLASIHAATNKFSDSNKLGEGGFGPVYKGVLRDGKEVAIKRLSCYSEQGLEEFTNEVLLIMKLQHKNLVRLLGFCADGEEKLLVYEYMPNSSLDVILFDSMKRAQLDWTRRVSIISGIARGILYLHEDSRLRIIHRDLKASNVLLDNEMNPKISDFGMARIFAGSEGQANTATIVGTYGYMAPEYAMEGLYSVKSDVYGFGVLLLEIITGRRNTGFHLLKRAPSLVTYAWKLWDEGKGLELIDPSLVGSCDPEEFLRYLHIGLLCVQEDANDRPTMSSAVVMLKSETVSLTQPEKPAFNMGRFTNQHTEGGADSCSINGLTVSNIMPR, encoded by the exons ATGTGCCTCGACTATCTTGATCCCGGTTCCTGTCATGATTGCATAAACATGGCGCAACAAGACATTGCAAACATATGTCCTTACTCCAAAGAAGCGGTTGTATGGGAGGAGAACTGTCAACTGCGCTACTCCAATCAGAATTTCTTTGGCAGATTGAATGTAGATGACAACATCCCCTTAGATAACAAGAAGAATATTTCAGTTCCTGAAAAATTCGAGACAGTTGTGAACAAGACGCTGAGTAACCTCGCTGAGCAGGCGGCTTTTAATCATTCACTGAACATGTATGCCACTGGTGAAGTACCCTTTCAACATAAAATGGTATATGCTCTTGTGCAGTGCACTACAGACTTATCTGGGGAAGACTGTGATATATGCCTTGTGAGAGCTATAGAAGATGTTTTAAGAGCGTTCTATTTCTCCATCGGTGCGAGACTTCTCAGTCGTAGTTGTTATCTGAGGTATGAGTTTTATCCCTTCTATGACGGGGCAACGTCTGAAGCTTCTACTGCTAATAACAAAGGAG GGAGGAAAATATGGTTGATCACAATCCTTACAATTGTGTCAGCATGCCTGGGGGTACTACTTGTAGTCTCCTGTGTCTGTCTTGCAATGAGAAAATCGAAGAAAAAAG GGAATAGAGAAATTTTAGGACAGCATGATTTGTTCCATAAACAAAATGACACAAAAGCTCAGGAGTACCCCTATTTTAGTTTGGCTTCTATACATGCAGCTACTAACAAATTCTCTGATTCAAATAAGCTTGGGGAAGGTGGTTTTGGCCCAGTTTACAAG GGTGTACTGAGGGATGGAAAGGAAGTGGCAATCAAGAGGCTTTCATGCTATTCCGAGCAAGGTTTGGAGGAATTCACAAATGAGGTTTTACTGATAATGAAACTTCAGCATAAAAATCTTGTCCGGCTCTTAGGTTTCTGTGCTGATGGAGAAGAAAAACTGCTTGTATATGAATACATGCCAAATAGCAGCTTAGATGTCATCCTCTTTG ATTCAATGAAACGTGCACAACTTGATTGGACCAGACGTGTGAGCATCATTAGTGGAATTGCAAGGGGAATTCTCTACTTGCACGAGGATTCTCGACTTAGAATCATCCACAGAGACTTGAAAGCTAGCAATGTATTACTGGACAATGAGATGAACCCAAAGATCTCAGATTTTGGCATGGCAAGGATCTTTGCAGGAAGTGAAGGACAAGCTAATACTGCTACAATAGTTGGGACTTA TGGATATATGGCCCCGGAGTATGCTATGGAGGGACTGTACTCTGTCAAGTCCGATGTTTATGGCTTTGGAGTACTCTTGCTTGAGATCATAACTGGGAGAAGGAACACTGGCTTTCATTTACTAAAACGTGCGCCTAGCCTCGTAACTTAT GCATGGAAATTATGGGATGAAGGAAAAGGGTTGGAGCTAATTGATCCGTCACTGGTTGGTTCATGTGATCCAGAAGAATTCTTAAGATATCTCCACATTGGTTTGTTGTGTGTTCAAGAAGATGCAAATGACAGGCCAACCATGTCTTCTGCAGTCGTAATGTTGAAAAGCGAAACTGTAAGTCTCACTCAACCTGAAAAACCCGCTTTCAACATGGGAAGATTCACTAATCAGCATACTGAGGGAGGTGCTGATAGTTGCTCAATTAATGGATTAACAGTTTCTAATATCATGCCTCGGTAA
- the LOC133729840 gene encoding probable UDP-3-O-acylglucosamine N-acyltransferase 2, mitochondrial, whose protein sequence is MALQLRRLAAALGYPPQQVRALSQLGFGACYSSIASSDSSDYGVGTKPQDFRSWPNGGGSFHKSASIDPTAFVEFGAAVHSKSVVGEHVCIGSGAVIGPGVSVGQSTKIG, encoded by the exons ATGGCACTCCAGCTTAGAAGACTTGCAGCTGCATTGGGATACCCGCCACAACAAGTTCGAGCCTTGTCTCAATTGGGCTTCGGAGCTTGTTACAGTTCCATTGCTTCCTCTGACTCCTCTG ATTATGGGGTTGGAACTAAACCCCAAGATTTCCGAAGCTGGCCTAACGGAGGTGGGTCTTTTCACAAGTCTGCCAGCATTGACCCAACAGCGTTTGTGGAGTTTGGTGCTGCTGTGCATTCGAAGTCCGTTGTGGGTGAGCATGTTTGTATTGGTTCCGGAGCTGTTATTGGACCTGGTGTTTCAGTTGGGCAATCGACCAAAATAGGGTAG
- the LOC133729834 gene encoding cysteine-rich receptor-like protein kinase 25 isoform X1 → MMVVHCSRTENQNMFRFPVLFLLCSVIISLFCDLAYADPPYKLCSNTSYYSDNSTFQTNLNTLLNSLPSNASVSKLYNTSFGNEPDKVFALYMCLDYLDPGSCHDCINMAQQDIANICPYSKEAVVWEENCQLRYSNQNFFGRLNVDDNIPLDNKKNISVPEKFETVVNKTLSNLAEQAAFNHSLNMYATGEVPFQHKMVYALVQCTTDLSGEDCDICLVRAIEDVLRAFYFSIGARLLSRSCYLRYEFYPFYDGATSEASTANNKGGRKIWLITILTIVSACLGVLLVVSCVCLAMRKSKKKGNREILGQHDLFHKQNDTKAQEYPYFSLASIHAATNKFSDSNKLGEGGFGPVYKGVLRDGKEVAIKRLSCYSEQGLEEFTNEVLLIMKLQHKNLVRLLGFCADGEEKLLVYEYMPNSSLDVILFDSMKRAQLDWTRRVSIISGIARGILYLHEDSRLRIIHRDLKASNVLLDNEMNPKISDFGMARIFAGSEGQANTATIVGTYGYMAPEYAMEGLYSVKSDVYGFGVLLLEIITGRRNTGFHLLKRAPSLVTYAWKLWDEGKGLELIDPSLVGSCDPEEFLRYLHIGLLCVQEDANDRPTMSSAVVMLKSETVSLTQPEKPAFNMGRFTNQHTEGGADSCSINGLTVSNIMPR, encoded by the exons aTGATGGTTGTTCATTGTTCAAGAACTGAAAACCAAAATATGTTTCGTTTTCCAGTACTGTTTTTGCTTTGTTCTGTCATCATCTCTCTCTTTTGTGATCTTGCTTATGCTGACCCTCCATATAAGCTATGCTCAAACACTTCCTACTATTCAGATAATAGTACGTTTCAGACAAACCTCAACACTCTGCTCAATTCATTACCTTCCAATGCTTCTGTTTCCAAGTTGTACAATACATCCTTTGGAAATGAGCCAGATAAAGTCTTTGCTCTCTACATGTGCCTCGACTATCTTGATCCCGGTTCCTGTCATGATTGCATAAACATGGCGCAACAAGACATTGCAAACATATGTCCTTACTCCAAAGAAGCGGTTGTATGGGAGGAGAACTGTCAACTGCGCTACTCCAATCAGAATTTCTTTGGCAGATTGAATGTAGATGACAACATCCCCTTAGATAACAAGAAGAATATTTCAGTTCCTGAAAAATTCGAGACAGTTGTGAACAAGACGCTGAGTAACCTCGCTGAGCAGGCGGCTTTTAATCATTCACTGAACATGTATGCCACTGGTGAAGTACCCTTTCAACATAAAATGGTATATGCTCTTGTGCAGTGCACTACAGACTTATCTGGGGAAGACTGTGATATATGCCTTGTGAGAGCTATAGAAGATGTTTTAAGAGCGTTCTATTTCTCCATCGGTGCGAGACTTCTCAGTCGTAGTTGTTATCTGAGGTATGAGTTTTATCCCTTCTATGACGGGGCAACGTCTGAAGCTTCTACTGCTAATAACAAAGGAG GGAGGAAAATATGGTTGATCACAATCCTTACAATTGTGTCAGCATGCCTGGGGGTACTACTTGTAGTCTCCTGTGTCTGTCTTGCAATGAGAAAATCGAAGAAAAAAG GGAATAGAGAAATTTTAGGACAGCATGATTTGTTCCATAAACAAAATGACACAAAAGCTCAGGAGTACCCCTATTTTAGTTTGGCTTCTATACATGCAGCTACTAACAAATTCTCTGATTCAAATAAGCTTGGGGAAGGTGGTTTTGGCCCAGTTTACAAG GGTGTACTGAGGGATGGAAAGGAAGTGGCAATCAAGAGGCTTTCATGCTATTCCGAGCAAGGTTTGGAGGAATTCACAAATGAGGTTTTACTGATAATGAAACTTCAGCATAAAAATCTTGTCCGGCTCTTAGGTTTCTGTGCTGATGGAGAAGAAAAACTGCTTGTATATGAATACATGCCAAATAGCAGCTTAGATGTCATCCTCTTTG ATTCAATGAAACGTGCACAACTTGATTGGACCAGACGTGTGAGCATCATTAGTGGAATTGCAAGGGGAATTCTCTACTTGCACGAGGATTCTCGACTTAGAATCATCCACAGAGACTTGAAAGCTAGCAATGTATTACTGGACAATGAGATGAACCCAAAGATCTCAGATTTTGGCATGGCAAGGATCTTTGCAGGAAGTGAAGGACAAGCTAATACTGCTACAATAGTTGGGACTTA TGGATATATGGCCCCGGAGTATGCTATGGAGGGACTGTACTCTGTCAAGTCCGATGTTTATGGCTTTGGAGTACTCTTGCTTGAGATCATAACTGGGAGAAGGAACACTGGCTTTCATTTACTAAAACGTGCGCCTAGCCTCGTAACTTAT GCATGGAAATTATGGGATGAAGGAAAAGGGTTGGAGCTAATTGATCCGTCACTGGTTGGTTCATGTGATCCAGAAGAATTCTTAAGATATCTCCACATTGGTTTGTTGTGTGTTCAAGAAGATGCAAATGACAGGCCAACCATGTCTTCTGCAGTCGTAATGTTGAAAAGCGAAACTGTAAGTCTCACTCAACCTGAAAAACCCGCTTTCAACATGGGAAGATTCACTAATCAGCATACTGAGGGAGGTGCTGATAGTTGCTCAATTAATGGATTAACAGTTTCTAATATCATGCCTCGGTAA
- the LOC133731435 gene encoding uncharacterized protein LOC133731435: MYAYANCTQCKNTNLPGAAAIVEEYKLNLELMHLVVHKTLQLLDSLSFNASIFGGFYNNTIGTGRDRVYGQTLCRGDVSSTACQKCVSDASQEIFNSCKSRDALIWYELCQVRYSYQMFFSSMTYTGKYPDQNNQQKNVSDAHYFGDVLRYLMNNLSGESLFTPPKKMFATGEIELSGNRIIYGLEQCTRDISERDCNDCLVFALEDLSSCCSSHQGGTVVSRNCNVRFEIDQFFNDTSSSLLIYPYSKAGDDRKTWKVVVTCASAILFAVLVVLCAVHFRRQKRLKNVNDEEISEQVLLNDLASPTEVTITEQGVLVTEELPFVDVATIKIATDDFSDSNKLGQGGFGTVYKGVQPDGREVAVKRLSRKSWQGLEEFKNEVILIAKLQHRNLVRLLACGFEGEEKLLLYEYMPNKSLDTFIFDSQRRAELSWETYHNIIKGIARGLLYLHEDSRLRIIHRDLKPSNVLLDHEMVAKISDFGMARIFCENQNTANTKRVVGTYGYMAPEYAMEGLFSVKSDVFSFGVIMLEIISGKKNSGFYLTEHAKTLVAYAWNLWKDGKEVEFIEPCLMESSPTKEILRCMHIGLLCVQEDPEERPTMSDVVVLLGSDSIELPEPKKPAIFAASRIAPIDESTSSPTPNGLTLSIILPRLRLLVKQELVLYMMIICTAKIARQNMVHILSAMKTIPVLLLCCFMTLLFELACAAPPYDVPPYNICSVVTNDYAGDSTFQGNLESLLNLSSSKASVSRWYNGSIGNEPDRVYALYMCLHFVSNDTCHTCIDAAQSHIMNLCPKSKEAIVWEEWCQLRYSNENFFGRLNVSDNNVLQVNPQNISEQPEKFMSVVNQKLGELAKKAAYNDSFPKMYATGEVNFGDKVIYALVQCTTDLSEGDCDKCLQTATEDVLREYFFAMGARLFSRSCFLRYELYPFYNYPTQASYNYPTQASKGGRKVWLIIILVSLSACLAVVLFGFYIFLAMKRRNRKDNSVILGLPTLVHENQFIGRNNLKAQEYPNISFASIRAATSNFSESNKLGEGGFGPVYKGIMSDGKEVAIKRLSCCSEQGSEEFTTEVQLIMNLQHKNLVRLLGYCVDGEEKLLVYEYMPNSSLDVILFDSMKRAQLDWTGRINIITGIARGILYLHEDSRLRIIHRDLKASNVLLDNEMDPKISDFGMARIFAGSEGQANTAIIVGTYGYMAPEYAMEGLYSFKSDVFSFGVLLLEIITGRKNAKRASLPSYAWKLWYEGKGLELIDPFLVGYCDSDEFLRYLHIGLLCVQEDAYDRPTMSSAILMLKSETVNLSQPGKPAFSIGTFSDVHNMAGAVSSSYNGLTISNIAPR; the protein is encoded by the exons ATGTATGCATATGCTAATTGTACTCAATGTAAGAACACAAACTTACCTGGAGCTGCAGCCATTGTTGAAGAATACAAGTTGAACTTAGAGCTGATGCACTTGGTTG TCCACAAAACCTTACAGCTCCTTGACTCATTGTCATTCAACGCTTCAATCTTCGGTGGTTTCTACAACAACACAATTGGCACTGGCCGTGACAGAGTCTATGGACAAACACTTTGTAGAGGGGATGTGAGCTCCACAGCTTGTCAGAAATGTGTGAGTGATGCAAGCCAGGAAATCTTCAACAGTTGCAAATCTAGAGATGCATTGATCTGGTATGAACTATGTCAAGTTCGCTATTCCTACCAGATGTTCTTTTCATCGATGACTTATACTGGGAAGTACCCGGACCAGAATAATCAGCAGAAGAATGTATCAGATGCACATTATTTTGGTGATGTTTTGAGGTATTTAATGAATAACCTCTCCGGAGAGTCTCTGTTTACTCCTCCAAAGAAAATGTTTGCAACTGGTGAAATTGAGCTTTCGGGAAATAGAATTATTTATGGTCTGGAACAGTGCACCAGAGACATCTCTGAAAGAGACTGCAATGACTGTCTGGTTTTTGCTTTAGAGGATCTTTCATCATGCTGCTCCTCTCATCAGGGCGGAACTGTAGTCAGTAGAAATTGTAATGTGAGGTTTGAGATCGACCAGTTTTTTAATGATACTTCAAGCAGTCTGTTAATTTATCCATATTCAAAAG CAGGGGATGACAGGAAGACTTGGAAGGTGGTGGTTACATGTGCATCCGCTATACTATTTGCAGTTCTAGTTGTACTTTGTGCAGTTCATTTTCGACGGCAAAAGAGATTGAAAAATGTCAATG ATGAAGAGATAAGCGAGCAGGTTCTATTAAATGATCTGGCAAGTCCCACTGAAGTAACAATTACAGAACAAGGCGTATTGGTGACTGAGGAACTGCCATTTGTTGATGTAGCAACTATAAAGATAGCCACAGATGACTTTTCAGATTCCAACAAGCTTGGACAAGGTGGGTTTGGTACTGTTTACAAG GGTGTGCAACCAGATGGGAGAGAAGTAGCTGTTAAAAGATTGTCAAGGAAGTCATGGCAAGGCTTAGAGGAGTTTAAAAATGAAGTCATACTCATCGCAAAGCTTCAACACAGAAACCTAGTGCGGCTCTTGGCATGTGGCTTTGAAGGAGAGGAGAAGCTGCTTTTGTATGAGTACATGCCAAATAAAAGCCTTGATACTTTTATCTTTG ATTCGCAAAGGCGTGCTGAACTTAGTTGGGAAACATATCACAACATCATTAAAGGAATCGCCAGAGGACTTCTGTATCTTCATGAAGACTCCCGGCTCAGAATCATTCACAGGGATTTAAAGCCCAGCAATGTACTTTTGGACCATGAAATGGTGgccaaaatttcagattttggcaTGGCAAGGATATTTTGTGAAAATCAGAACACAGCTAATACTAAAAGAGTTGTAGGAACATA TGGCTACATGGCTCCGGAGTATGCAATGGAGGGTCTATTTTCTGTAAAATCTGATGTTTTCAGCTTTGGAGTAATCATGCTTGAGATtattagtgggaaaaaaaatagtGGATTCTACCTCACTGAACATGCCAAGACGCTGGTTGCATAT GCATGGAACCTATGGAAGGATGGAAAAGAAGTTGAATTTATCGAGCCTTGCTTGATGGAATCATCCCCAACAAAAGAGATTTTGAGATGCATGCACATCGGGCTTTTGTGTGTCCAGGAAGACCCTGAAGAAAGACCGACAATGTCAGATGTGGTTGTGTTGCTGGGAAGTGATTCAATTGAGCTTCCTGAGCCAAAGAAACCAGCAATATTTGCAGCAAGTAGAATTGCTCCGATTGACGAGTCTACTTCTAGTCCTACTCCGAACGGCCTCACTCTTTCCATCATTTTGCCAAG GCTTAGGTTACTTGTTAAACAAGAACTAGTTCTCTACATG ATGATTATTTGTACTGCAAAAATTGCAAGACAAAACATGGTTCATATCCTAAGTGCCATGAAAACCATTCCGGTGCTTTTGCTTTGTTGTTTCATGACTCTCCTTTTTGAGCTTGCTTGTGCTGCACCACCTTATGATGTCCCTCCTTATAATATATGCTCAGTTGTTACTAATGACTATGCAGGCGATAGTACGTTTCAAGGAAACCTTGAGAGTTTACTCAACTTATCATCTTCCAAAGCTTCTGTTTCCAGGTGGTATAATGGTTCGATTGGAAATGAGCCAGATAGAGTTTACGCTCTCTATATGTGCCTCCACTTTGTTTCAAACGATACATGTCACACGTGCATAGACGCAGCACAATCACACATTATGAATCTCTGTCCTaagtcaaaagaagcaattgtATGGGAGGAATGGTGCCAGCTGCGCTACTCCAATGAGAATTTCTTTGGCAGATTAAATGTATCGGACAACAACGTTCTTCAAGTCAATCCACAGAATATTTCAGAGCAGCCAGAAAAGTTTATGTCTGTTGTGAATCAAAAGCTGGGTGAACTCGCTAAGAAAGCGGCTTATAATGATTCTTTCCCTAAGATGTATGCTACTGGAGAAGTGAACTTTGGAGACAAAGTGATATATGCTCTTGTGCAGTGTACTACCGATTTATCTGAAGGTGACTGTGACAAATGCCTTCAGACAGCCACAGAAGACGTTTTAAGAGAATATTTCTTCGCCATGGGTGCAAGACTTTTCAGTCGTAGTTGTTTTCTGAGGTATGAGTTATACCCATTCTACAATTATCCAACACAAGCTTCCTACAATTATCCAACACAAGCTTCTAAGG GTGGAAGGAAGGTTTGGTTGATAATAATCCTGGTGAGCCTATCAGCATGCCTGGCGGTAGTACTTTTTGGTTTCTATATCTTTCTTGCAATGAAAAGGAGAAATAGAAAAG ACAATAGTGTAATTTTAGGTTTACCTACACTAGTCCATGAAAACCAATTTATAGGAAGGAACAACCTTAAAGCTCAGGAATACCCCAATATCAGCTTTGCATCTATACGAGCAGCTACTTCCAACTTCTCTGAGTCGAATAAACTTGGGGAAGGTGGTTTTGGTCCTGTTTACAAG GGTATCATGAGTGATGGAAAGGAAGTGGCGATAAAGAGGCTTTCATGCTGTTCCGAGCAAGGTTCAGAGGAATTCACAACTGAGGTTCAACTGATAATGAATCTTCAACATAAAAATCTTGTCAGGCTTTTGGGTTATTGTGTAGATGGAGAGGAAAAGCTTCTTGTATATGAATACATGCCAAATAGCAGCCTAGATGTCATTCTTTTTG ATTCAATGAAACGGGCACAACTTGATTGGACCGGACGTATAAACATTATTACTGGAATTGCAAGGGGAATTCTCTATTTGCACGAGGACTCTCGACTTAGAATCATCCACAGAGACTTGAAAGCTAGCAATGTATTACTGGACAATGAGATGGACCCAAAGATCTCAGATTTTGGCATGGCCAGGATCTTTGCAGGAAGTGAAGGACAAGCTAATACTGCCATAATAGTTGGGACTTA TGGATACATGGCTCCTGAATATGCAATGGAGGGATTATATTCTTTCAAGTCTGATGTTTTTAGCTTTGGAGTACTCCTTCTTGAGATAATAACTGGGAGAAAGAACGCCAAGCGTGCTAGCCTCCCATCATAT GCATGGAAATTATGGTATGAAGGAAAAGGACTGGAGCTAATCGATCCTTTTCTGGTTGGTTACTGTGATTCAGATGAGTTTTTAAGATATCTCCATATTGGATTGTTGTGTGTTCAAGAAGATGCATATGACAGGCCAACCATGTCTTCTGCCATTTTGATGTTGAAAAGTGAAACTGTAAATCTTAGCCAACCTGGAAAACCTGCCTTCTCCATTGGAACATTCAGTGATGTCCATAATATGGCTGGTGCTGTTAGTAGCTCTTATAATGGACTAACAATTTCCAACATAGCGCCACGGTAG